In one Gossypium hirsutum isolate 1008001.06 chromosome D09, Gossypium_hirsutum_v2.1, whole genome shotgun sequence genomic region, the following are encoded:
- the LOC107931470 gene encoding 60S ribosomal protein L17-2, translated as MVKYSREPDNPTKSCKARGSDLRVHFKNTRETAFAIRKLPLTKAKRYFEDVIAHKQAIPFRRFCGGVGRTAQAKNRHSNGQGRWPVKSAKFILDLLKNAESNAEVKGLDVDSLIVSHIQVNQAQKQRRRTYRAHGRINPYMSSPCHIELILSEKEEAVKKEPETQLAPRKSKGASV; from the exons ATG GTGAAGTACTCAAGAGAACCGGACAACCCTACTAAAT CTTGCAAAGCTAGGGGTTCTGACCTTCGTGTTCATTTTAAG aatacACGAGAAACTGCCTTTGCAATCCGAAAGCTACCTTTGACGAAGGCAAAAAGGTACTTCGAAGATGTTATTGCCCACAAGCAAGCAATTCCATTCAGGCGCTTCTGTGGTGGAGTTGGGCGAACCGCACAGGCTAAGAATCGCCATTCTAATGGACAAGGCCGTTGGCCTGTGAAATCAGCAAAATTCATTCTCGATTTGCTCAAGAATGCCGAGAGCAATGCTGAG gtGAAAGGCTTGGATGTAGATTCACTTATCGTATCTCACATCCAAGTAAACCAAGCACAGAAGCAAAGGCGCCGAACATATCGTGCACATGGAAGAATTAACC CCTACATGTCTTCACCGTGTCACATTGAACTGATCCTGTCTGAGAAAGAGGAAGCCGTCAAAAAAGAG CCGGAGACTCAGTTGGCTCCGAGGAAATCAAAGGGTGCTTCAGTTTAA
- the LOC107931511 gene encoding adenylate kinase 4 gives MATNSMNLEDIPSESLMSELLRRMKCASKPDKRLILIGPPGSGKGTQSPIIKDEYCLCHLATGDMLRAAVAAKTPLGIKAKEAMDKGELVSDDLVVGIIDEAMKKPSCKKGFILDGFPRTVGQAQKLDDMLGKQGVKIDKVLDFAIDDAVLEERITGRWIHPASGRTYHTKFAPPKVPGLDDVTGEPLVQRKDDTAAVLKSRLDAFHKQTQPVIDYYSEKGIVAKLHAEKPQKEVTDEVKKVLS, from the exons ATGGCGACCAATTCAATGAACTTGGAAGATATACCGTCTGAATCACTGATGAGTGAGCTTCTTCGCCGTATGAAATGCGCCTCCAAGCCAGATAAGCGTCTCATCCTCATTG GTCCACCGGGATCGGGAAAAGGTACTCAATCTCCAATAATTAAGGATGAGTACTGCCTGTGTCACTTGGCCACTGGTGATATGCTGAGAGCTGCTGTTGCTGCTAAAACCCCTCTCGGTATCAAGGCCAAGGAGGCTATGGATAAG GGTGAACTTGTTTCCGATGACTTAGTTGTTGGCATTATTGATGAAGCAATGAAGAAACCTTCATGTAAAAAAGGTTTCATTCTCGATGGATTTCCGAGGACTGTAGGCCAAGCACAGAAG CTTGATGACATGCTTGGAAAGCAAGGAGTCAAAATTGATAAGGTGCTTGATTTTGCGATTGATGATGCAGTCTTGGAGGAGCGGATTACTGGTCGTTGGATCCACCCTGCTAGTGGTAGGACCTATCATACGAAATTTGCACCTCCTAAAGTTCCTGGCCTTGATGAT GTGACCGGGGAACCTTTGGTGCAGCGAAAAGATGATACTGCAGCAGTTCTCAAGTCAAGGCTTGATGCATTTCACAAGCAAACCCAACCG GTGATTGATTATTATTCCGAGAAGGGAATAGTCGCAAAGCTTCACGCGGAAAAGCCTCAGAAAGAGGTTACGGATGAAGTTAAGAAAGTACTTTCATGA
- the LOC121221074 gene encoding uncharacterized protein — translation MQYPFPFPIPISHSTVHSSHFPFPSPLFHRSLLPFPFPFPFPIPIPIINNTNSSSSNNRNSSKGVFSLLLKNWFILCRKSHYGAGGGYNHFAGSYTQLMLLSPVSLRLSSAVEFPHCAGSLGIQRLSQSTPVQSS, via the exons atgcaataccCATTCCCATTTCCCATTCCCATTTCCCATTCCACCGTGCACTCCTCCCATTTCCCATTCCCATCTCCCCTCTTCCACCGCTCCCTCCTCCCATTCCCATTCCCATTCCCATTTCCCATTCCCATTCCCATTATCAACAATAccaacagcagcagcagcaacaacagAAACAGCAGCAAGGGTGTGTTTTCTTTACTGTTGAAGAATTGGTTTATTTTATGCAGAAAATCTCACTATGGTGCTGGAGGAGGTTACAATCATTTCGCTGGAag CTACACCCAACTGATGCTTTTATCACCAGTTAGCTTAAGGCTGTCCAGTGCAGTAGAATTCCCTCACTGTGCTGGAAGCCTTGGCATCCAAAGGCTGTCTCAGTCCACTCCAGTGCAGTCAAGTTGA
- the LOC107931468 gene encoding zinc finger protein SHOOT GRAVITROPISM 5, whose product MEEQDEKELQLLPTSLTIASPSPTLSHSSSLTYRSTTMMSDQFVGPSSSLDLQLSISLRPVHQHPSNRNDFDRVESLKQRTAEQIRLAAIEKAYAERVRELTKREMEMARSDFARAKHVWKRAREDVEKAEKMKERATLQIDSTCMEITCQSCRQRFKP is encoded by the coding sequence ATGGAAGAGCAAGATGAAAAAGAGCTGCAATTACTCCCCACTTCTCTCACCATTGCTTCACCATCCCCTACGTTATCTCATTCTTCATCGCTAACATACCGATCGACGACGATGATGAGCGATCAATTCGTAGGGCCGTCATCATCACTTGACTTGCAGCTATCAATCAGTCTGAGGCCAGTCCATCAACATCCATCAAACCGTAACGATTTCGATCGCGTTGAGTCATTGAAACAACGGACGGCGGAGCAAATCCGGTTGGCGGCCATCGAGAAGGCTTACGCGGAGCGAGTTCGGGAGCTCACAAAGAGGGAAATGGAGATGGCTCGGTCCGATTTCGCGAGAGCTAAACATGTTTGGAAAAGAGCAAGGGAAGATGTTGAAAAAGCTGAGAAAATGAAGGAAAGAGCAACGTTGCAGATAGATTCTACGTGCATGGAGATCACTTGCCAATCTTGTAGGCAAAGGTTCAAGCCTTAA
- the LOC107931469 gene encoding uncharacterized protein, which produces MSVSQLGSNLAAADEMSNSTEQTLDGEPRPSDRSPKNQLREDQQQAQEWETLARAWVGAFPEAKAVTESQVEVWIDSNFGSLPADLQSMPRSELIERLLSIQNYLRFPSQTQEREPGQHDLPPARFQRTDQWIPVYSWLESLDTDEVVKSKDILDWLNDNPQVKDQLCSRHSRYHLMHYIKKCHLKILKRREKKVGSQPLNKESVLKVRKDVVAKKPAPVPNNPLNNIPKDSDLYIAKRNEALRKYEILLELEKKLSPVFSRKK; this is translated from the exons ATGAGTGTTTCTCAACTCGGGTCAAATTTGGCGGCAGCCGACGAGATGTCGAACTCAACGGAGCAAACCCTAGACGGCGAACCTCGACCGTCCGATCGGAGCCCTAAAAATCAGCTCCGAGAAGATCAACAGCAAGCCCAAGAATGGGAGACCCTGGCTCGAGCCTGGGTAGGTGCTTTTCCAGAAGCAAAAGCCGTGACGGAGAGCCAAGTCGAAGTCTGGATCGATTCCAACTTCGGCTCATTACCAGCCGATCTCCAATCGATGCCACGATCTGAGCTCATCGAAAGACTCCTCTCAATCCAAAATTACCTGAGATTTCCCTCCCAGACCCAG GAAAGAGAACCAGGTCAGCATGATCTTCCACCGGCTCGCTTTCAGCGCACCGATCAGTGGATACCGGTCTATTCATGGTTAGAATCTTTGGATACCGATGAAGTAGTCAAATCGAAAGATATTTTGGATTGGTTGAACGATAACCCACAAGTCAAGGACCAATTGTGCTCTAGGCATTCGCGGTACCATTTGATGCACTACATAAAAAAGTGCCATTTAAAGATATTAAAGAGGAGGGAAAAGAAG GTTGGATCGCAGCCCTTGAATAAAGAAAGTGTTTTGAAAGTTCGGAAGGATGTGGTGGCAAAAAAACCAGCACCAGTGCCAA ACAATCCTTTGAACAATATACCTAAAGATAGCGACCTCTACATAGCTAAACGGAACGAGGCTTTGCGCAAATACGAGAT CTTATTGGAGTTGGAGAAGAAGCTTTCACCCGTGTTCTCGAGGAAAAAATGA
- the LOC107931502 gene encoding mitochondrial pyruvate carrier 1, with the protein MASSFRAFLNSPVGPKTTHFWGPVANWGFVLAGLVDMNKPPEMISGNMTSAMCVYSALFMRFAWMVQPRNYLLLACHASNETVQLYQLSRWARAQGYLSEKKDKATLQ; encoded by the exons ATGGCTTCTTCCTTCCGAGCATTCCTAAACAGTCCAGTTGGCCCAAAAACAACTCACTTTTGGGGGCCTGTTGCAAATTGGGGTTTTGTTCTCGCT GGATTGGTGGACATGAATAAGCCCCCAGAAATGATTTCTGGCAACATGACATCag CGATGTGTGTCTATTCTGCATTATTCATGAGGTTTGCATGGATGGTACAACCACGAAACTATCTACTGTTGGCGTGCCATGCTTCAAATGAGACAGTACAGCTCTACCAACTCTCCCGTTGGGCAAGAGCTCAAGG GTATTTGTCGGAGAAGAAAGACAAAGCTACATTGCAGTAA
- the LOC107931503 gene encoding WD repeat-containing protein 74: MPRTTTVDCPGCPPLRALTFDALGLIKVIEAPEKGGGVAKVVERWGDPDASKCVLAASMNDRKIDPLLAVARKNGVIEILNPLNGELSRTVSDVSNAGVRPEDDAIAGLHLFRRQRVELTPRSCTLLTCKTKGNASIKTVDLADTQGDSGAPKTWNVCGSGNILFSEVDGSESYALFGGKGVEVNMWDLENCTKIWTAKPPPADSLGIFTPTWFTSATFLSKDDHRKVVAGTNNHQVRLYDISAQRRPVVSIDFRETPIKAVAEDLDGHTVYIGNGSGDLASVDIRTGKLLGCFLGKCSGSIRSIARHPELPVIASCGLDSYLRIWDIGTRQLLSSVFLKQHLTKVVFDTNFTEEVKHVAADLAVHESQSIGEIETADETEKPAMKRKKSSSKEKEGIKKLKSKKRRKNQEHDIAAADDA, encoded by the exons ATGCCTCGCACGACCACCGTCGACTGCCCTGGCTGTCCTCCACTTCGAGCCTTGACTTTCGATGCGCTTGGACTCATCAAag TAATCGAAGCTCCAGAGAAAGGAGGAGGAGTTGCCAAAGTGGTGGAGAGATGGGGAGATCCTGATGCTTCCAAATGTGTGCTTGCCGCTTCCATGAATGACCGCAAAATCGACCCC TTATTAGCTGTTGCAAGAAAAAATGGTGTG ATTGAGATACTTAATCCCCTTAATGGTGAACTTTCCCGTACGGTTTCCGATGTTAGTAATGCTGGTGTTAGGCCAGAAGATGATGCTATTGCTGGGCTGCATTTGTTCAGAAGACAGAGAGTGGAGTTAACCCCGAG GTCATGCACTTTGCTCACATGTAAAACAAAAGGAAATGCAAGCATAAAAACTGTTGATCTCGCTGATACTCAAGGTGATTCTGGTGCCCCAAAAACATGGAACGTATGTGGCTCTGGTAATATCTTGTTTTCTGAAGTGGATGGGAGTGAAAGCTATGCCTTATTCGGAGG GAAGGGTGTTGAAGTTAACATGTGGGATCTTGAAAACTGTACTAAGATTTGGACTGCAAAGCCT CCTCCTGCAGACAGCCTTGGTATTTTTACTCCTACTTGGTTTACATCTGCAACATTTCTTAGCAAAGATGATCATCGTAAAGTTGTGGCTGGTACCAATAACCATCAG GTTCGCCTCTATGATATTTCTGCCCAACGAAGACCAGTTGTATCAATTGACTTCAGGGAGACCCCTATAAAAGCAGTTGCAGAAGACCTAGATGGTCATACAGTTTATATAGGGAATGGATCTGGTGACCTTGCTTCTGTGGATATACGCACAG GTAAATTGTTAGGATGCTTTTTGGGGAAGTGTTCTGGAAGCATCCGATCCATTGCCCGACACCCTGAACTTCCTGTGATAGCATCTTGCG GCTTGGACAGTTATTTGCGCATTTGGGACATCGGAACAAGGCAACTTCTCTCATCG GTTTTCCTGAAGCAGCATCTTACAAAAGTTGTTTTTGATACTAATTTTACCGAAG AAGTTAAACACGTTGCAGCCGATTTGGCAGTGCATGAATCACAAAGCATAGGTGAAATTGAAACCGCAGATGAAACTGAAAAACCGGCTATGAAAAGGAAGAAGTCGTCATCTAAAGAAAAGGAGGGAATAAAGAAGTTGAAATCCAAGAAAAGACGCAAAAATCAAGAACATGACATTGCTGCAGCTGATGATGCATAG